The segment GATCCTGCATCACCTTGAGGACTTCATGGCGCAGTTCCGGGTCCAGCGCAGATGTCGGCTCGTCAAACAGCATCATTTTTGGCCGAACCGCCAGTGCGCGGGCTATCGCTACGCGCTGCTGCTGTCCGCCGGATAGCTCAGAGGGAAAATGGTGTGCCCGCTCGGCCAGACCCACCTTGGCCAGCAGCACTTGCGCCTGCTGGCGCGCTTCTTCCTTGCTGACGCCGCGTACGCGGATGGGGCCAAAGGCGACGTTATCAAGGGCATTCATCTGCGGAAAGAGATGAAACTGCTGAAATACCATACCCGCCTCCTGGCGGATCAGGCGTTCATCGACCTTCGGGTCGTTGACTTTCAGGCCGTCGACAATCAGTTCGCCTTCGGTTATCTCTTCCAGCTTATTGATACAACGCAGCAGGGTTGACTTGCCGGAGCCGGACGGCCCAATAATCACCACCACTTCGCCCTGCTTAATGGTCAGATCGATGTTATGCAGCACCTGAGTCTGGCCGAAATGCTTGGAGACGTTTTTAAATTCGATCACAGGATTTTCATCCTTTTTTCAATGCGACGCAGAACAAAGCTCAGCACCAGCGTGATAAACAGATAGATAACGGCCACGGCGCTCCAGATCTCCAGCGCGCGGAAGTTCCCGGCAATAATTTCCTGACCCTGGCGGGTGAGCTCAGCCACGCCAATCACGATAAACAGTGAGGTATCTTTAATGCTAACAATCCACTGGTTACCGAGTGCGGGCAGCATCCGGCGCAGCGCCAGCGGCATAATCACATAGCGCAGCGTTTCCCGGCGCGACAGCCCCAGCGCAAGGCCCGCTTCACGAAAGCCGTTGTGGATGGAGAGCACCGCACCGCGCGTGATCTCTGCAATATAGGCGCCGGAGTTGATCATAATCGTGACTACCGCCGCGCTAAAG is part of the Erwinia sp. HDF1-3R genome and harbors:
- the glnP gene encoding glutamine ABC transporter permease GlnP, whose protein sequence is MQFDWSAIWPSIPALLEGARLTLWISVLGLIGGLIIGLVAGFARAYGGWLSRNVALVFIELIRGTPIVVQVMFIYFALPMAFTDLRIDPFSAAVVTIMINSGAYIAEITRGAVLSIHNGFREAGLALGLSRRETLRYVIMPLALRRMLPALGNQWIVSIKDTSLFIVIGVAELTRQGQEIIAGNFRALEIWSAVAVIYLFITLVLSFVLRRIEKRMKIL
- the glnQ gene encoding glutamine ABC transporter ATP-binding protein GlnQ: MIEFKNVSKHFGQTQVLHNIDLTIKQGEVVVIIGPSGSGKSTLLRCINKLEEITEGELIVDGLKVNDPKVDERLIRQEAGMVFQQFHLFPQMNALDNVAFGPIRVRGVSKEEARQQAQVLLAKVGLAERAHHFPSELSGGQQQRVAIARALAVRPKMMLFDEPTSALDPELRHEVLKVMQDLAEEGMTMVIVTHEVGFARKVASRLIFIDKGRIAEDGAPDELIDNPPGPRLREFLQHVS